The proteins below are encoded in one region of Festucalex cinctus isolate MCC-2025b chromosome 2, RoL_Fcin_1.0, whole genome shotgun sequence:
- the LOC144013476 gene encoding MSL complex subunit 3-like isoform X1 codes for MNSRGIKFRFQKGERVLCFEPDPTKAKVLYDAKVLDLVIGKDEHGRRIPKYLIHFNGWSRSWDRWAAEDHVLRDTKESRKLQRKLAREALGRMKKKGWAKRRHPSGTKPSLKTLPKEDDSDDTCLISSSGSSEGDSSEAESSNSGDTTFSEDTNKMVKNSLRLEVKEEVNPRKTQEFSLKYVLCTPTRLNTKVEPDINIKKESEERIVHVDINIPDILKKKLEDDCFYINKRKKLVMVPCQTNVVQILESYVKHFAINKAILANERYRRQQQQNTTQSSSPQPIPPEKNEELCKEMVDGLRITFDFTLPMILLYPCEQAQFKKVSSSRLFLAGNEGSPCPTNPQRERSPSPAGHNPPTPQSTDSQPPLSDVSTATTTAPTPKRRRHPDMDCISYQTQSLRRSTRNTPGGERPAEGSSGGGGSSTASPQLKRRLIDTSSQSKFILNLERKTPVHSGSSSPLPLTPSKERSGPFHGLESRRNNELNEVLSWKLTPENYPLNDQPPPPSYLYGVQHLLRLFVKLPEILGKMQIPERNLRALVKHLELFLRFLAEFNEDFFPESAYVSASEAHNNMKQPRPVY; via the exons ATGAATTCGCGGGGTATTAAATTTAGATTCCAAAAAGGAGAACGAGTGCTGTGCTTCGAACCCGACCCAACCAAGGCTAAAGTCTTGTATGACGCAAAG GTCCTTGATTTAGTGATCGGCAAGGATGAACATGGAAGGCGAATCCCAAAGTACTTGATTCACTTTAATGGTTGGAGCAGAAG cTGGGACCGTTGGGCTGCAGAGGATCATGTCCTAAGGGACACCAAGGAAAGCCGAAAATTGCAACGTAAACTGGCGCGTGAAGCTCTTGGTCGCAT GAAGAAAAAGGGATGGGCAAAGAGGCGACATCCTTCTGGTACTAAACCCTCGCTGAAGACTTTACCTAAAGAGGATGACAGTGATGACACAT GCTTGATTTCATCTTCTGGCAGCAGTGAGGGTGACAGTTCTGAAGCAGAATCTTCGAATAGCGGAGACACTACCTTCTCTGAGGACACCaacaaaatggtgaaaaacagtCTCAGACTGGaggttaaagaggaagtcaacccaagaAAAACCCAAGAATTCTCTttgaaatatgttctatgcacccccactcgtctaaacacg aaagTTGAACCTGATATCAATATCAAGAAGGAAAGTGAGGAGAGGATTGTGCATGTTGACATCAATATTCCCGATATCCTCAAGAAAAAATTGGAAGATGACTGTTTTTACATCAATAAGAGGAAAAAG TTGGTGATGGTTCCTTGTCAGACGAATGTTGTGCAAATCTTGGAGTCCTATGTGAAGCACTTTGCTATCAACAAGGCAATCTTGGCTAATGAGCGGTACAGGCGGCAGCAACAGCAAAATACAACACAGAGCAGCAGCCCGCAGCCAATCCCTCCGGAGAAGAA TGAGGAGCTGTGTAAAGAAATGGTTGATGGCCTGAGGATCACATTTGATTTCACTCTTCCCATGATCCTCCTCTATCCGTGTGAGCAAGCTCAGTTCAAAAAGGTCAGCTCTTCTCGGCTTTTCTTGGCCGGCAACGAAGGATCCCCCTGCCCCACCAA CCCTCAGCGAGAGCGCAGTCCGAGCCCAGCGGGTCACAACCCCCCCACGCCTCAGTCAACAGACAGCCAGCCGCCCCTGAGTGACGTTTCCACCGCTACGACCACCGCTCCCACCCCGAAGCGCCGTCGCCACCCTGACATGGACTGTATCTCCTACCAGACCCAGTCGCTCAGGCGATCCACCAGGAACACGCCTGGGGGGGAACGTCCAGCTGAAGGGAGCAGTGgcg GTGGAGGCAGTTCCACAGCATCGCCTCAACTCAAACGCCGCTTGATCGACACCTCATCGCAGTCCAAGTTCATTCTCAACCTTGAAAGAA AAACTCCAGTTCACAGTGGCTCATCCTCCCCTCTGCCCTTAACTCCAAGCAAAGAACGAAGCGGACCATTTCACGGCCTCGAGAGCAGGCGAAATAACGAGCTCAATGAG GTGCTGAGTTGGAAGCTGACACCTGAGAACTATCCCTTAAATGACCAGCCTCCACCACCCTCCTACCTATATGGAGTGCAACACCTTCTGCGACTTTTTG TGAAGCTTCCTGAGATCCTTGGAAAGATGCAGATCCCTGAAAGGAACCTAAGAGCATTGGTTAAACATCTTGAGCTCTTTCTCAG GTTTCTGGCTGAGTTCAATGAGGATTTTTTTCCGGAGTCTGCTTATGTGTCAGCATCCGAGGCTCACAATAACATGAAGCAACCCAGGCCTGTTTACTGA
- the LOC144013476 gene encoding MSL complex subunit 3-like isoform X2: MNSRGIKFRFQKGERVLCFEPDPTKAKVLYDAKVLDLVIGKDEHGRRIPKYLIHFNGWSRSWDRWAAEDHVLRDTKESRKLQRKLAREALGRMKKKGWAKRRHPSGTKPSLKTLPKEDDSDDTCLISSSGSSEGDSSEAESSNSGDTTFSEDTNKMKVEPDINIKKESEERIVHVDINIPDILKKKLEDDCFYINKRKKLVMVPCQTNVVQILESYVKHFAINKAILANERYRRQQQQNTTQSSSPQPIPPEKNEELCKEMVDGLRITFDFTLPMILLYPCEQAQFKKVSSSRLFLAGNEGSPCPTNPQRERSPSPAGHNPPTPQSTDSQPPLSDVSTATTTAPTPKRRRHPDMDCISYQTQSLRRSTRNTPGGERPAEGSSGGGGSSTASPQLKRRLIDTSSQSKFILNLERKTPVHSGSSSPLPLTPSKERSGPFHGLESRRNNELNEVLSWKLTPENYPLNDQPPPPSYLYGVQHLLRLFVKLPEILGKMQIPERNLRALVKHLELFLRFLAEFNEDFFPESAYVSASEAHNNMKQPRPVY, from the exons ATGAATTCGCGGGGTATTAAATTTAGATTCCAAAAAGGAGAACGAGTGCTGTGCTTCGAACCCGACCCAACCAAGGCTAAAGTCTTGTATGACGCAAAG GTCCTTGATTTAGTGATCGGCAAGGATGAACATGGAAGGCGAATCCCAAAGTACTTGATTCACTTTAATGGTTGGAGCAGAAG cTGGGACCGTTGGGCTGCAGAGGATCATGTCCTAAGGGACACCAAGGAAAGCCGAAAATTGCAACGTAAACTGGCGCGTGAAGCTCTTGGTCGCAT GAAGAAAAAGGGATGGGCAAAGAGGCGACATCCTTCTGGTACTAAACCCTCGCTGAAGACTTTACCTAAAGAGGATGACAGTGATGACACAT GCTTGATTTCATCTTCTGGCAGCAGTGAGGGTGACAGTTCTGAAGCAGAATCTTCGAATAGCGGAGACACTACCTTCTCTGAGGACACCaacaaaatg aaagTTGAACCTGATATCAATATCAAGAAGGAAAGTGAGGAGAGGATTGTGCATGTTGACATCAATATTCCCGATATCCTCAAGAAAAAATTGGAAGATGACTGTTTTTACATCAATAAGAGGAAAAAG TTGGTGATGGTTCCTTGTCAGACGAATGTTGTGCAAATCTTGGAGTCCTATGTGAAGCACTTTGCTATCAACAAGGCAATCTTGGCTAATGAGCGGTACAGGCGGCAGCAACAGCAAAATACAACACAGAGCAGCAGCCCGCAGCCAATCCCTCCGGAGAAGAA TGAGGAGCTGTGTAAAGAAATGGTTGATGGCCTGAGGATCACATTTGATTTCACTCTTCCCATGATCCTCCTCTATCCGTGTGAGCAAGCTCAGTTCAAAAAGGTCAGCTCTTCTCGGCTTTTCTTGGCCGGCAACGAAGGATCCCCCTGCCCCACCAA CCCTCAGCGAGAGCGCAGTCCGAGCCCAGCGGGTCACAACCCCCCCACGCCTCAGTCAACAGACAGCCAGCCGCCCCTGAGTGACGTTTCCACCGCTACGACCACCGCTCCCACCCCGAAGCGCCGTCGCCACCCTGACATGGACTGTATCTCCTACCAGACCCAGTCGCTCAGGCGATCCACCAGGAACACGCCTGGGGGGGAACGTCCAGCTGAAGGGAGCAGTGgcg GTGGAGGCAGTTCCACAGCATCGCCTCAACTCAAACGCCGCTTGATCGACACCTCATCGCAGTCCAAGTTCATTCTCAACCTTGAAAGAA AAACTCCAGTTCACAGTGGCTCATCCTCCCCTCTGCCCTTAACTCCAAGCAAAGAACGAAGCGGACCATTTCACGGCCTCGAGAGCAGGCGAAATAACGAGCTCAATGAG GTGCTGAGTTGGAAGCTGACACCTGAGAACTATCCCTTAAATGACCAGCCTCCACCACCCTCCTACCTATATGGAGTGCAACACCTTCTGCGACTTTTTG TGAAGCTTCCTGAGATCCTTGGAAAGATGCAGATCCCTGAAAGGAACCTAAGAGCATTGGTTAAACATCTTGAGCTCTTTCTCAG GTTTCTGGCTGAGTTCAATGAGGATTTTTTTCCGGAGTCTGCTTATGTGTCAGCATCCGAGGCTCACAATAACATGAAGCAACCCAGGCCTGTTTACTGA
- the LOC144013476 gene encoding MSL complex subunit 3-like isoform X3, giving the protein MNSRGIKFRFQKGERVLCFEPDPTKAKVLYDAKVLDLVIGKDEHGRRIPKYLIHFNGWSRSWDRWAAEDHVLRDTKESRKLQRKLAREALGRMKKKGWAKRRHPSGTKPSLKTLPKEDDSDDTCLISSSGSSEGDSSEAESSNSGDTTFSEDTNKMVKNSLRLEVKEEVNPRKTQEFSLKYVLCTPTRLNTKVEPDINIKKESEERIVHVDINIPDILKKKLEDDCFYINKRKKLVMVPCQTNVVQILESYVKHFAINKAILANERYRRQQQQNTTQSSSPQPIPPEKNEELCKEMVDGLRITFDFTLPMILLYPCEQAQFKKVSSSRLFLAGNEGSPCPTNPQRERSPSPAGHNPPTPQSTDSQPPLSDVSTATTTAPTPKRRRHPDMDCISYQTQSLRRSTRNTPGGERPAEGSSGGGGSSTASPQLKRRLIDTSSQSKFILNLERKTPVHSGSSSPLPLTPSKERSGPFHGLESRRNNELNEVLSWKLTPENYPLNDQPPPPSYLYGVQHLLRLFAT; this is encoded by the exons ATGAATTCGCGGGGTATTAAATTTAGATTCCAAAAAGGAGAACGAGTGCTGTGCTTCGAACCCGACCCAACCAAGGCTAAAGTCTTGTATGACGCAAAG GTCCTTGATTTAGTGATCGGCAAGGATGAACATGGAAGGCGAATCCCAAAGTACTTGATTCACTTTAATGGTTGGAGCAGAAG cTGGGACCGTTGGGCTGCAGAGGATCATGTCCTAAGGGACACCAAGGAAAGCCGAAAATTGCAACGTAAACTGGCGCGTGAAGCTCTTGGTCGCAT GAAGAAAAAGGGATGGGCAAAGAGGCGACATCCTTCTGGTACTAAACCCTCGCTGAAGACTTTACCTAAAGAGGATGACAGTGATGACACAT GCTTGATTTCATCTTCTGGCAGCAGTGAGGGTGACAGTTCTGAAGCAGAATCTTCGAATAGCGGAGACACTACCTTCTCTGAGGACACCaacaaaatggtgaaaaacagtCTCAGACTGGaggttaaagaggaagtcaacccaagaAAAACCCAAGAATTCTCTttgaaatatgttctatgcacccccactcgtctaaacacg aaagTTGAACCTGATATCAATATCAAGAAGGAAAGTGAGGAGAGGATTGTGCATGTTGACATCAATATTCCCGATATCCTCAAGAAAAAATTGGAAGATGACTGTTTTTACATCAATAAGAGGAAAAAG TTGGTGATGGTTCCTTGTCAGACGAATGTTGTGCAAATCTTGGAGTCCTATGTGAAGCACTTTGCTATCAACAAGGCAATCTTGGCTAATGAGCGGTACAGGCGGCAGCAACAGCAAAATACAACACAGAGCAGCAGCCCGCAGCCAATCCCTCCGGAGAAGAA TGAGGAGCTGTGTAAAGAAATGGTTGATGGCCTGAGGATCACATTTGATTTCACTCTTCCCATGATCCTCCTCTATCCGTGTGAGCAAGCTCAGTTCAAAAAGGTCAGCTCTTCTCGGCTTTTCTTGGCCGGCAACGAAGGATCCCCCTGCCCCACCAA CCCTCAGCGAGAGCGCAGTCCGAGCCCAGCGGGTCACAACCCCCCCACGCCTCAGTCAACAGACAGCCAGCCGCCCCTGAGTGACGTTTCCACCGCTACGACCACCGCTCCCACCCCGAAGCGCCGTCGCCACCCTGACATGGACTGTATCTCCTACCAGACCCAGTCGCTCAGGCGATCCACCAGGAACACGCCTGGGGGGGAACGTCCAGCTGAAGGGAGCAGTGgcg GTGGAGGCAGTTCCACAGCATCGCCTCAACTCAAACGCCGCTTGATCGACACCTCATCGCAGTCCAAGTTCATTCTCAACCTTGAAAGAA AAACTCCAGTTCACAGTGGCTCATCCTCCCCTCTGCCCTTAACTCCAAGCAAAGAACGAAGCGGACCATTTCACGGCCTCGAGAGCAGGCGAAATAACGAGCTCAATGAG GTGCTGAGTTGGAAGCTGACACCTGAGAACTATCCCTTAAATGACCAGCCTCCACCACCCTCCTACCTATATGGAGTGCAACACCTTCTGCGACTTTTTG ccacttga